One part of the Thermococcus litoralis DSM 5473 genome encodes these proteins:
- a CDS encoding PqqD family peptide modification chaperone, translating into MEESLLFSPFYKPKIKPLHIISYSDYALCYDYSTGRIFTVNKMGELVLKYSNGSLTIKEIANYVKKDIDEEIDIEIITKDILEFIKHLSKLGLLQNDKEACE; encoded by the coding sequence GTGGAAGAGTCTCTTCTATTTTCTCCTTTTTATAAGCCCAAAATAAAACCACTCCATATAATTTCTTATTCAGATTATGCATTATGCTATGATTACTCTACAGGAAGGATATTTACGGTTAATAAAATGGGGGAGTTAGTCCTAAAGTACAGTAATGGCTCTTTAACTATAAAAGAGATTGCAAATTACGTAAAGAAAGACATAGACGAAGAAATTGACATTGAAATAATAACCAAAGACATTTTAGAGTTTATTAAACATTTGTCAAAGTTAGGCCTTCTCCAAAACGATAAGGAGGCATGTGAATGA
- a CDS encoding Flp pilus assembly complex ATPase component TadA, whose product MGLYIFTPEDLLRYETITKHQLEVIKESILKKEDILVVGTSRAGKTKLIEAMIHLLPEEWKIAVVTAYGEFKPFKKKIHVIDTEFNEKSTKQRTKEVIEEIKKLNPDYVVIDTLHTIDIPYLLDKIIDDYPFIISSLVISRDLIEEIKHWLRIDDKTLARFELVIELYRDIKSGLRRVNAIYRVVQKEGKIKLEKVA is encoded by the coding sequence ATGGGCCTCTATATCTTTACACCGGAGGATCTTTTGAGATATGAGACAATAACCAAACACCAGCTGGAAGTGATTAAAGAGTCTATATTAAAGAAAGAAGACATTCTTGTAGTTGGGACAAGCAGGGCAGGTAAAACAAAGCTTATCGAAGCGATGATCCATCTCCTTCCAGAAGAATGGAAAATAGCTGTTGTCACTGCCTATGGGGAGTTTAAGCCTTTCAAGAAAAAAATCCACGTGATAGACACCGAGTTCAATGAAAAGAGCACCAAGCAGAGGACTAAGGAGGTTATAGAGGAGATTAAGAAACTCAATCCCGATTACGTTGTTATAGACACTCTCCATACAATTGACATTCCATATCTGCTGGACAAAATAATCGATGATTATCCGTTTATAATTTCCTCACTTGTTATTTCAAGGGATTTGATTGAGGAAATAAAACACTGGCTTAGAATAGACGACAAAACCCTTGCAAGGTTTGAGCTGGTTATCGAGTTATATAGGGACATAAAGAGCGGCCTTAGAAGGGTGAACGCAATCTATCGGGTTGTTCAAAAAGAAGGAAAAATAAAGCTAGAGAAAGTTGCTTAA
- a CDS encoding alanine--glyoxylate aminotransferase family protein, whose translation MQFEDAYGEVYEIVKPKYKLFTAGPVACFPEVLEIMKVQMFSHRAKEYKQMHVDTVERLKKFLEVEKGEVLLFPSSGTGVMEASIRNGVSKGGKVLVTIIGAFGKRYKQVVESNGRKAVTLEYEPGKAVKPEDLDEALKKNPDVEAVTITYNETSTGVLNPLPELAKVAKEHNKLVFVDAVSAMGGADIKFTKWGIDVVFGSSQKAFGVPPGLAIGAFSEEFIEIAHKMEERGWYFDIPRYIKVQNEKQGPPSTPAMPQEFGLNVVLRIIEKMGGKEKWLDMYRKRSEMIRNGVREIGLEILAEPGYESPTITAVLTPEGIKGDQVYNAMRERGFELAKGYGEGIKEKTFRIGNMGYMTFEDIEEMLQNLKEVIEELKAKV comes from the coding sequence ATGCAGTTTGAGGATGCTTATGGGGAAGTCTACGAGATAGTAAAGCCAAAATACAAACTTTTCACCGCCGGTCCAGTTGCCTGTTTTCCAGAAGTTCTTGAGATAATGAAAGTCCAGATGTTTAGTCACAGAGCAAAGGAGTATAAGCAGATGCACGTCGATACCGTTGAGAGACTCAAGAAGTTCCTTGAAGTTGAGAAAGGAGAAGTTCTTCTCTTCCCAAGCTCCGGTACTGGAGTGATGGAAGCAAGCATAAGAAACGGTGTTTCCAAAGGCGGAAAAGTTCTCGTGACAATAATCGGGGCTTTTGGAAAAAGGTACAAGCAAGTTGTAGAGAGCAATGGGAGAAAAGCAGTAACTTTGGAATATGAACCTGGAAAGGCTGTCAAACCAGAGGATCTTGACGAGGCATTAAAGAAAAACCCAGATGTTGAAGCCGTAACAATAACATATAACGAAACTTCTACAGGTGTCCTTAATCCACTGCCGGAGTTAGCCAAGGTGGCAAAGGAGCACAATAAGCTTGTGTTCGTGGATGCTGTGAGTGCAATGGGTGGGGCTGACATAAAGTTCACCAAATGGGGAATCGATGTTGTCTTTGGAAGTTCCCAAAAGGCCTTTGGAGTTCCTCCAGGCTTAGCTATTGGAGCTTTCAGTGAAGAATTCATTGAAATAGCTCACAAAATGGAAGAGAGAGGCTGGTATTTTGACATTCCAAGGTACATTAAGGTCCAAAACGAGAAGCAGGGGCCGCCTTCAACCCCGGCAATGCCCCAAGAGTTTGGCCTAAACGTTGTGCTTAGAATAATTGAAAAGATGGGCGGGAAAGAGAAGTGGCTCGACATGTACAGAAAGAGGAGCGAGATGATAAGGAATGGAGTAAGAGAGATTGGCCTAGAAATCCTCGCAGAGCCAGGTTACGAGAGCCCCACAATAACGGCAGTACTTACACCGGAGGGCATCAAGGGAGATCAAGTTTATAACGCAATGCGTGAGAGAGGATTCGAGCTTGCTAAGGGCTACGGTGAGGGCATAAAGGAGAAAACCTTCAGAATTGGAAACATGGGATACATGACATTTGAAGACATCGAAGAGATGCTCCAGAACCTAAAAGAAGTGATAGAAGAGTTAAAGGCAAAAGTTTAA
- a CDS encoding gamma-glutamyl-gamma-aminobutyrate hydrolase family protein, with amino-acid sequence MKPTIGITGAWSVETWGHSEEHGGYFYVGSYYSTAVSKSGGLPFIIPLPHKNADLGEFAEEVVSKVDAIVFSGGGDAKRFKKEELPSLYDQQPFRYSFEKELILKAWKRDLPILGICRGYQMLVEVFGGKLMDGTIDGHKQNLPGYEPWHSLRIKEGSKFETLVGTREIEVNSFHIQAVEKVPKGFEAVGWSDDGIIEVIEAIDKDFVFGMQFHPEERYDVDPHAKVIFDRFVEKAIEYGRR; translated from the coding sequence ATGAAACCTACGATTGGAATAACAGGGGCTTGGAGTGTGGAAACTTGGGGACATTCGGAAGAACATGGGGGCTATTTCTACGTTGGAAGTTATTACTCAACGGCAGTATCAAAAAGCGGAGGCTTGCCTTTTATAATTCCACTTCCCCATAAAAACGCAGATTTAGGGGAATTTGCGGAGGAAGTTGTCTCTAAAGTAGATGCTATTGTATTTAGTGGTGGAGGTGATGCTAAGAGATTCAAAAAAGAAGAATTGCCAAGCTTATATGATCAACAGCCATTTAGGTATTCATTTGAGAAAGAACTTATTTTGAAGGCATGGAAAAGAGATTTGCCGATATTAGGTATATGTCGGGGTTACCAAATGCTTGTAGAGGTTTTTGGCGGAAAGCTAATGGACGGGACGATTGATGGCCACAAACAGAATCTTCCAGGATATGAACCTTGGCATTCTCTACGTATAAAGGAAGGCAGTAAATTCGAAACTCTTGTTGGAACAAGGGAAATTGAAGTTAATAGTTTCCACATACAAGCAGTTGAAAAGGTGCCCAAGGGATTTGAGGCCGTAGGATGGAGTGATGATGGAATCATAGAAGTAATAGAAGCTATTGACAAAGACTTCGTTTTTGGTATGCAATTTCACCCGGAGGAAAGGTACGACGTTGATCCTCATGCCAAGGTGATATTTGACCGTTTTGTTGAAAAAGCCATAGAGTATGGTAGGAGGTAA
- a CDS encoding acyclic terpene utilization AtuA family protein, with amino-acid sequence MKEVKILSPTGHLGFTPIEEESFWKGVDRKPDFICADSGSCDIGPYPLGADVAASPEEWQKHDLELMLLASRELDVPMIIGSASDTGTNRGVNQFARIIKDLAKKHGLKPFKMAKIYSDVQKDVLLKRLEKGEVIEGLHGRPPLNKEILMKTDHIVAVMGVEPYIKALEEGADVIIAGRSSDVAVFAAPALWSGIPEDIAFYAGKVLECASFVAEPFAGKESVLGILREDEVIIEPMSDYQRATPESVASHAMYERIDPFIEWLPGGYIDMRGCVYEAIDEKRTRVRGSKFYRTPEYKIKLEGSGKVGERCFMIVGIRDPYLIANLDRVIEWSRKKVKERFGESGYELYYHVYGKNGVMGELEPIKNPTPHEVGIIVEGIAPDLEMAKELTYLAGRNFLYARLVGVKGTAGAAAFISDEVLVAHPAYEWTINHLIKVNDPLELFEIKFETVGGE; translated from the coding sequence TTGAAAGAGGTTAAAATTTTATCCCCTACTGGTCATCTGGGTTTCACTCCCATCGAGGAAGAGAGCTTTTGGAAAGGCGTGGACAGAAAACCGGATTTCATATGTGCAGACTCCGGCAGCTGCGATATTGGCCCTTACCCATTAGGGGCCGATGTTGCTGCAAGTCCAGAGGAATGGCAAAAGCATGATCTGGAACTTATGCTTCTGGCTTCACGAGAACTTGATGTCCCCATGATCATTGGTTCTGCATCAGATACCGGAACAAACAGGGGAGTTAATCAGTTCGCAAGAATCATAAAAGACTTGGCAAAAAAACATGGACTTAAACCCTTCAAAATGGCCAAAATTTATTCTGATGTTCAGAAAGATGTTCTTTTAAAGCGTCTTGAAAAAGGAGAAGTTATAGAGGGTCTTCATGGGAGACCCCCATTGAATAAGGAAATTCTGATGAAAACAGACCATATCGTAGCAGTTATGGGAGTAGAGCCGTATATAAAGGCCCTTGAGGAAGGAGCAGATGTCATAATCGCAGGTAGATCTTCAGACGTTGCAGTTTTTGCTGCTCCTGCACTTTGGAGTGGGATTCCAGAAGATATAGCGTTCTACGCAGGAAAAGTTTTGGAATGTGCTTCTTTCGTTGCAGAGCCCTTTGCAGGTAAAGAATCTGTCCTAGGAATATTGAGGGAAGATGAAGTAATAATCGAGCCTATGAGCGATTATCAACGAGCTACCCCAGAATCAGTGGCAAGTCATGCAATGTACGAAAGAATTGATCCGTTTATAGAATGGCTTCCAGGCGGATATATCGACATGAGAGGTTGTGTTTATGAAGCTATAGACGAGAAAAGAACCAGGGTCAGAGGTTCGAAATTCTACAGGACTCCTGAATACAAAATAAAACTTGAAGGGTCTGGAAAAGTCGGCGAACGTTGTTTTATGATAGTAGGGATAAGAGATCCATACTTAATAGCAAATCTGGATAGGGTAATAGAATGGTCGCGGAAAAAAGTGAAGGAAAGGTTTGGTGAAAGTGGATACGAACTCTACTACCATGTTTATGGCAAGAATGGTGTCATGGGAGAGTTAGAGCCTATAAAAAACCCAACTCCTCATGAGGTTGGGATTATTGTAGAGGGTATAGCTCCAGACCTAGAGATGGCCAAAGAGCTTACATATTTAGCGGGGAGGAACTTTTTATATGCCCGACTAGTTGGGGTAAAAGGAACGGCCGGTGCTGCAGCTTTTATTTCTGATGAGGTTCTTGTGGCTCATCCGGCATATGAATGGACAATAAATCACCTGATAAAGGTAAACGATCCGCTTGAGCTATTTGAGATTAAGTTTGAAACCGTTGGAGGGGAATGA
- a CDS encoding DUF4387 domain-containing protein yields the protein MKKVPLVDLAKTIRSKNAGVDHITFDIIFRDREVYEYIKQNQLITKEMVAQIYNISPEKIVLFVYFDPAKAIKFTIRRSKPSGSPGETDVMGAQQYPPLFEISLTLPESLLKEEGGGSKG from the coding sequence ATGAAAAAAGTTCCTCTTGTAGATTTAGCAAAGACAATAAGAAGCAAAAATGCCGGTGTTGACCATATAACATTCGATATTATCTTCAGAGATAGGGAAGTTTACGAGTACATCAAACAGAATCAACTCATAACTAAAGAGATGGTAGCCCAAATTTACAACATATCTCCTGAAAAAATAGTTCTTTTTGTTTATTTTGACCCGGCAAAAGCAATTAAATTTACAATACGCCGTTCTAAGCCAAGCGGAAGTCCTGGTGAGACTGATGTTATGGGGGCTCAACAATATCCTCCATTATTTGAAATTTCTCTTACGTTACCTGAGAGTTTATTAAAAGAAGAAGGAGGTGGTAGCAAAGGTTGA
- a CDS encoding YfcC family protein, translating to MAVPDWLKNPHGYFIIFVLILIATLATWTLPAGEFDRFKDPNSGKTIVDPESFHYVDPNPVDPFEMLQAIPTGFKQAAGIIAFVFIIAGAIQIIRSTGALDAGIIAMVNKMQGKDTPLLLAIMFVFALLGSVFGFAEETIPLIPLGVAMALALGYDRVVGFHIVRTAAWIGFAGAMLNPFTIGVAQSIAELPLYSGLWYRIICFLVFFTIGAVFILKYARDVRKDPKKSILYGYKGEERAEFNLNYEQQELTPTRKLVLLVLFGGILLQIYGVIEYGWYTTEISALFLGLGIIAGLIAKMNPSELFGEFVKGAKGVTYGALIIGFARAIVVILSEGRVLDTIIHGLATPLGSVGSVSAAVLMFLIQSAINFFIGSGSGQAAATMPIMTPLSDLIGVTRQTAVLAFQFGDGITNMFYPAMIYYLVFADIPYDRWVRHIWKLVVYLTIAGAILVAIAAAINYGPY from the coding sequence ATGGCGGTTCCTGACTGGTTGAAAAACCCGCATGGGTATTTTATTATATTCGTCCTAATATTAATTGCCACATTGGCAACATGGACACTTCCGGCGGGTGAGTTTGATAGATTCAAAGACCCCAATAGTGGAAAAACAATTGTAGACCCTGAATCATTTCACTATGTAGATCCCAATCCAGTAGATCCATTTGAAATGCTTCAAGCCATTCCAACAGGCTTTAAACAAGCTGCTGGTATTATAGCCTTTGTTTTCATAATTGCAGGTGCTATTCAAATAATCCGTTCTACTGGCGCACTGGACGCGGGAATTATTGCAATGGTAAACAAAATGCAAGGAAAAGATACGCCGTTGCTGCTGGCAATAATGTTTGTATTTGCTCTATTGGGTTCAGTATTCGGATTTGCTGAGGAAACAATACCTTTAATCCCATTGGGAGTGGCTATGGCACTGGCACTTGGTTATGACAGGGTTGTAGGTTTTCACATCGTTAGAACAGCAGCATGGATAGGGTTTGCAGGAGCAATGCTTAATCCATTTACAATTGGTGTTGCACAAAGCATAGCAGAACTTCCCCTCTATTCCGGGCTGTGGTACAGAATAATCTGCTTTTTGGTGTTCTTTACAATAGGTGCAGTTTTTATTCTGAAATACGCCAGAGATGTGAGAAAAGACCCAAAGAAGAGCATACTATATGGATACAAGGGAGAAGAGAGGGCAGAATTTAATCTGAACTATGAGCAACAAGAGCTAACTCCCACGAGGAAATTGGTACTTTTAGTTCTGTTTGGAGGTATACTGCTCCAGATATATGGAGTTATAGAATATGGATGGTATACCACTGAAATTTCCGCTCTATTTTTAGGACTTGGCATAATAGCAGGGCTAATCGCAAAAATGAATCCCAGTGAACTCTTTGGAGAATTCGTAAAAGGAGCAAAAGGTGTTACATACGGAGCGCTGATTATTGGGTTTGCTAGAGCAATTGTGGTTATATTGAGTGAAGGAAGGGTGCTAGATACGATAATTCATGGACTTGCTACGCCATTAGGAAGTGTTGGTTCAGTCAGTGCTGCAGTGTTGATGTTCCTAATACAGTCAGCCATAAACTTTTTTATAGGTTCAGGAAGTGGACAAGCTGCGGCGACAATGCCTATTATGACTCCATTATCTGATCTCATTGGAGTTACAAGACAAACGGCAGTGCTGGCATTCCAGTTTGGTGATGGTATTACAAACATGTTCTACCCAGCAATGATTTACTACTTGGTATTTGCAGACATACCCTACGACAGATGGGTACGCCATATCTGGAAGCTGGTGGTTTATCTAACAATTGCAGGAGCTATTTTGGTCGCAATTGCCGCTGCTATAAACTATGGGCCATATTAG
- a CDS encoding alanine/ornithine racemase family PLP-dependent enzyme: MFPALEINLSAIEENAREVVRFCDSYGMQVVGVTKGVCGDPKIAKAMLNSGIHIFGDSRIQNIEKMRENNINARFMLIRSPMVSEIEKVVELADYSINSELSVLKKLSEASLEHRKSHKVIIMVDVGDRREGIMPSDFVPFLREARKLRGIEIVGIGTNVGCFGGVLPSPKNHDILRKLKEKAKSILGTNNLIISSGGTVVLNLLEERQSSYGISQLRIGEGILLGTDSTGNRVIPWLRQDTFTLEAEIIEVKWKPSLPEGSMGKDAFGNTPIFEDKGTRKRAILAIGKQDIEVRGLFPLYNGIEVLGGSSDHTIIDITESEVPLTVGDTVKFKLSYSAMLRGMTSPYVHKVYIYKN, encoded by the coding sequence ATGTTCCCTGCACTTGAAATAAACTTGTCTGCTATTGAAGAGAATGCCAGGGAAGTTGTAAGATTTTGTGACTCTTATGGAATGCAGGTTGTTGGAGTGACCAAGGGTGTGTGTGGTGATCCAAAAATAGCAAAAGCAATGTTAAATAGTGGAATTCATATATTTGGAGATTCTAGAATTCAAAACATTGAAAAAATGAGAGAAAATAATATCAATGCAAGATTCATGCTAATTCGATCCCCTATGGTTAGTGAGATAGAGAAAGTTGTGGAATTAGCGGATTACAGCATTAATAGTGAGCTGTCTGTTTTGAAGAAGCTGTCGGAAGCTTCGCTAGAACATAGAAAGTCCCACAAAGTGATAATAATGGTTGATGTGGGAGATAGGAGAGAGGGGATAATGCCCAGTGATTTTGTTCCATTTCTTAGAGAGGCCAGAAAGTTAAGAGGCATTGAAATAGTTGGAATTGGGACAAATGTTGGTTGCTTTGGAGGAGTACTCCCAAGTCCAAAAAATCATGATATACTTAGAAAACTGAAGGAAAAGGCAAAATCCATTCTGGGTACTAACAATTTAATAATTTCCTCGGGGGGAACCGTAGTTTTGAATCTTTTAGAGGAAAGACAGTCGTCATATGGGATTAGTCAACTCAGGATTGGGGAAGGAATACTTCTAGGAACTGATTCCACAGGCAATAGGGTTATCCCTTGGCTTAGACAGGACACGTTTACACTAGAGGCTGAAATAATTGAGGTTAAGTGGAAACCTTCTTTGCCAGAAGGATCAATGGGCAAAGATGCCTTCGGTAACACTCCTATTTTTGAGGATAAAGGAACTAGAAAGAGGGCAATATTAGCCATAGGAAAGCAAGATATAGAGGTGAGGGGATTATTTCCGCTTTATAACGGCATTGAAGTTCTTGGGGGTAGCAGTGATCATACAATAATTGACATAACGGAATCTGAAGTGCCCTTAACAGTAGGAGATACAGTGAAATTCAAATTAAGCTATTCAGCAATGCTCAGAGGGATGACTTCTCCATATGTGCACAAGGTATATATTTACAAGAATTAA
- a CDS encoding NrpR regulatory domain-containing protein, giving the protein MSDDEFPMTVVEILRILYFSESPKTSVELAKFLKNRGINVDSRTVRYHISRLEEKGFIKRLGRKGVKLTERGVNEVRRLLVYERIGIPSIEIEKLITNSDYDIDKNKGKVMVNAIMVPKDKYDLVVPLLLDISKTNVITSPLLAILDEKESIWHFEVKEGHVGILGISSRTYDIIFQKNGICLQSTATGLYQLENNTPKGFMEIISHLGTTISPGELLIRGGYTSVHKVASTGSGYVTAAIKTFSSFLYEDTIKILEKLKKNNISGIAEHSCVIPENKRVNIMDKNKGYLVVYGGANYFAPIVETGVSKKLEIARDLYDIQKMKKPEKVLK; this is encoded by the coding sequence ATGAGTGACGATGAGTTTCCAATGACGGTTGTGGAGATTCTAAGGATTCTTTATTTTTCTGAAAGTCCAAAAACTTCAGTAGAATTAGCAAAATTCTTAAAAAACCGAGGTATAAATGTGGATTCAAGAACAGTAAGGTACCATATCTCCCGCCTAGAAGAGAAAGGGTTTATTAAAAGATTAGGCAGAAAAGGCGTAAAACTCACGGAACGTGGGGTAAATGAAGTTCGGAGATTGTTAGTCTATGAAAGGATAGGGATACCCTCCATTGAAATTGAGAAACTGATCACAAATAGTGATTATGACATAGACAAAAACAAAGGAAAAGTTATGGTAAATGCCATAATGGTACCAAAAGACAAATATGATTTGGTAGTCCCCTTGTTATTGGATATCTCAAAAACAAATGTTATAACATCTCCCTTGCTGGCAATTCTCGATGAAAAAGAGAGTATCTGGCATTTTGAAGTTAAGGAAGGACATGTTGGGATATTGGGGATTTCCTCTAGAACGTATGACATTATCTTTCAAAAGAACGGGATTTGCCTCCAATCCACGGCTACGGGACTATACCAATTAGAGAACAACACCCCTAAAGGGTTCATGGAAATAATATCCCACCTAGGAACTACAATAAGCCCGGGAGAGCTTTTAATTAGGGGAGGCTACACTTCAGTTCATAAAGTCGCAAGTACGGGAAGTGGATACGTGACAGCGGCAATAAAGACTTTCTCTTCGTTTCTCTACGAAGATACCATTAAGATTTTGGAAAAACTGAAAAAGAATAATATAAGTGGAATAGCTGAACACAGTTGTGTAATACCAGAAAACAAAAGGGTGAACATTATGGATAAAAACAAAGGCTATCTTGTTGTTTATGGTGGGGCCAATTATTTTGCTCCCATAGTGGAAACTGGGGTTTCAAAAAAGCTTGAAATTGCTAGAGATCTTTATGATATTCAAAAAATGAAAAAACCAGAAAAAGTTCTCAAATAA
- a CDS encoding 50S ribosomal protein L16, translated as MALRPAKIDRYVDKPAYTRREYIRGAPGPRITIFDMGNPAGDFEFEVSLHTAEPVQIRQNALEAARTQLNRFLTKNVGRSNFHYKIRVYPFQVLRENPMATGRKADRYGNGMRRPFGKPIGLAARLKKDQKILTVRVNRQHLKFAIAAMKRASMKFPCKCYYRIYDKEGNDVTTKVLSTL; from the coding sequence ATGGCTCTGAGACCAGCCAAGATTGACAGATACGTTGATAAGCCCGCTTACACGAGAAGGGAATACATTAGGGGTGCCCCCGGTCCGAGAATTACCATCTTCGACATGGGGAATCCCGCTGGAGACTTTGAGTTTGAGGTTAGCCTTCACACAGCCGAACCTGTCCAGATCAGGCAGAATGCACTTGAGGCTGCAAGAACCCAGCTCAACAGATTCCTCACAAAGAACGTCGGTAGGAGCAACTTCCACTACAAGATTAGAGTTTATCCCTTCCAAGTACTTAGAGAAAACCCGATGGCTACTGGAAGAAAGGCTGACCGTTACGGAAACGGTATGAGAAGGCCCTTTGGAAAGCCAATAGGATTAGCAGCAAGACTTAAGAAAGATCAAAAGATCCTCACCGTTAGAGTTAACAGGCAGCACTTGAAGTTTGCAATCGCCGCAATGAAGAGAGCAAGCATGAAGTTCCCATGTAAGTGCTACTACAGAATCTACGACAAGGAAGGAAACGACGTAACAACCAAAGTACTGTCAACACTTTGA
- a CDS encoding adenosylcobinamide amidohydrolase, translating into MRAFVHPFKSQMISLSNAPHNGGVFRANGFFFMQVHKNYDGDYKKDCLEFERANGLENFVGFMTAADIEKVLSIAESGNVKAYITAGITNPAIAGDEPPRFLSKTINIALVIEEGLTLGAMANAIMTATEAKTYTLLNLGYNATGTTSDGIGVFAFEGEQEWAGTATRLGIDIGRAVRKALKESLKKWEKTKDSL; encoded by the coding sequence ATGAGGGCATTTGTACACCCTTTTAAGTCTCAAATGATCTCTCTCAGTAATGCGCCCCATAATGGTGGAGTTTTCAGAGCTAACGGGTTCTTTTTCATGCAGGTTCACAAAAATTATGACGGTGATTACAAGAAGGACTGTCTTGAATTTGAGAGGGCAAATGGGCTGGAGAATTTTGTAGGTTTCATGACTGCTGCGGATATAGAAAAAGTTCTCTCTATTGCAGAGTCTGGAAACGTCAAGGCTTATATCACAGCTGGAATAACTAATCCTGCAATAGCTGGAGATGAGCCTCCCCGATTTTTAAGCAAAACAATCAACATAGCTTTGGTTATTGAAGAAGGGCTCACCCTAGGAGCTATGGCAAATGCAATAATGACGGCCACAGAGGCAAAAACATACACGCTATTGAATCTCGGTTATAATGCCACTGGAACAACAAGCGATGGAATAGGGGTGTTTGCCTTCGAGGGAGAACAGGAGTGGGCAGGAACCGCCACAAGGCTTGGAATAGACATAGGCAGGGCAGTTAGGAAAGCTCTAAAAGAAAGTTTGAAGAAGTGGGAAAAAACTAAAGATTCTTTGTGA
- the cobT gene encoding nicotinate mononucleotide-dependent phosphoribosyltransferase CobT, translated as MMFVVLGNTEVSLIPGISIAGATAELTKLTPPADAEYLFYERPKIIDTIPVTPEGHPTPAIITKAAKELANFPIIVVRGGTYLAPLVPHVHISSYVGRDFRKEKALPETREIIDRASLFGEELNKLNLGEVVIGESTPGGTTTAQAVLWALGYDAKTSSASLDNPQPLKEKVIAEGFKRAGIKEGELKDKPLTALEEFGDPMMATVVGIARGFKGRVILAGGTQMLAVAALLRAMGGELERFTIVTTKWVIKDKSSTFKETAEGLGVEYQYANLDFSKSKFKGLRDYERGYVKEGVGAGGAAWLALKRGFTERDIERKVEELYEKLTKNL; from the coding sequence ATGATGTTTGTTGTATTAGGAAACACCGAGGTGTCTTTAATACCGGGAATAAGTATAGCAGGGGCAACAGCAGAGCTGACAAAACTAACCCCACCGGCAGATGCGGAATATCTTTTTTACGAAAGGCCGAAAATAATAGACACAATACCCGTAACTCCCGAGGGACATCCAACCCCTGCCATAATCACGAAAGCCGCAAAAGAGCTTGCAAACTTTCCGATTATTGTTGTAAGGGGCGGTACTTATTTAGCCCCTCTAGTCCCCCATGTGCACATAAGCAGCTATGTAGGAAGAGATTTTAGAAAAGAGAAAGCTTTACCAGAAACTAGGGAAATAATAGACAGAGCATCCCTTTTTGGGGAAGAACTAAACAAGCTAAATCTGGGAGAAGTAGTTATTGGGGAATCAACACCGGGAGGAACAACAACAGCTCAAGCGGTTTTGTGGGCTCTTGGATACGATGCAAAGACTTCCTCGGCTTCTCTCGACAATCCCCAACCCTTAAAAGAGAAGGTAATAGCAGAGGGGTTCAAAAGGGCGGGTATAAAAGAGGGAGAGCTTAAGGACAAACCATTAACAGCCTTGGAAGAGTTTGGCGACCCGATGATGGCCACGGTTGTAGGGATTGCCCGAGGATTCAAAGGAAGAGTAATACTTGCTGGTGGAACACAAATGCTGGCTGTTGCAGCATTGTTAAGAGCTATGGGGGGAGAACTCGAAAGGTTCACGATTGTAACAACAAAGTGGGTAATAAAAGACAAAAGTTCAACTTTCAAAGAAACAGCCGAGGGACTGGGGGTAGAGTACCAATATGCGAACTTGGACTTTTCAAAAAGCAAATTTAAGGGTCTTAGAGATTACGAAAGGGGCTACGTGAAAGAAGGGGTTGGAGCCGGGGGAGCCGCATGGCTAGCACTAAAGAGGGGATTTACTGAGAGAGATATCGAGAGGAAAGTAGAAGAGCTCTACGAAAAACTCACAAAGAATCTTTAG